One region of Halomicrobium sp. LC1Hm genomic DNA includes:
- the moaA gene encoding GTP 3',8-cyclase MoaA, protein MLSDEFGREVSGVRVSLTDRCNFDCVYCHNEGLGDTRGPLAAQDDELSTDRVVDFLEVAADFGVDSVKFTGGEPLLREDLAEIVARTPDEMTVSLTTNGTYLPGRATELVDAGLERVNISQDALDREAFAELTQSGAYDRVLEGVEAAVDAGLAPVKINMVVFEPTAGYVPEMVDHVVENEGLRLQLIEYMPELAGHPEWAIDIDRVHDWLSDEADRIERRQMHDRRRYFVASDDGDREGMVEIVDPVGNETFCANCHRVRLTHDGYLKGCLNRNDDLRSIGETKSRMREAFRATVAGRVPYYGEYVVETEDGWERNEEYRDEEGDRAPYAYTED, encoded by the coding sequence ATGCTGTCAGACGAGTTCGGTCGCGAGGTCTCGGGCGTCCGCGTCTCGCTGACCGATCGGTGTAACTTCGATTGTGTCTACTGCCACAACGAGGGGTTGGGCGACACGCGCGGGCCACTGGCGGCCCAGGACGACGAGCTCTCGACGGATCGGGTCGTCGACTTCCTCGAAGTGGCCGCCGACTTCGGCGTCGACTCGGTGAAGTTCACCGGCGGGGAACCGCTACTCAGAGAGGACCTCGCGGAGATCGTCGCACGGACGCCCGACGAGATGACGGTGTCGCTGACGACGAACGGGACCTACCTGCCCGGGCGAGCGACCGAACTCGTCGACGCCGGACTCGAACGGGTCAACATCTCCCAGGACGCGCTCGACCGGGAGGCGTTCGCCGAACTCACTCAGAGCGGCGCGTACGACCGCGTGCTGGAGGGCGTCGAGGCGGCGGTCGACGCGGGACTCGCCCCGGTGAAGATCAACATGGTCGTGTTCGAGCCGACGGCGGGATACGTCCCGGAGATGGTCGATCACGTCGTCGAGAACGAGGGGCTTCGCCTCCAGCTCATCGAGTACATGCCCGAACTGGCCGGCCACCCGGAGTGGGCGATCGACATCGATCGCGTCCACGACTGGCTGTCCGACGAGGCCGACCGGATCGAGCGCCGCCAGATGCACGACCGGCGGCGGTACTTCGTCGCGAGCGACGACGGCGATCGCGAGGGGATGGTCGAGATCGTCGACCCGGTGGGCAACGAGACGTTCTGTGCGAACTGCCACCGGGTGCGACTCACCCACGACGGCTACCTGAAGGGCTGTCTGAACCGCAACGACGACCTCCGGTCGATCGGCGAGACGAAGTCTCGCATGCGCGAGGCGTTCCGGGCGACCGTGGCCGGCCGCGTCCCCTACTACGGCGAGTACGTGGTCGAGACCGAGGACGGCTGGGAACGCAACGAGGAGTACCGCGACGAGGAAGGCGACCGCGCCCCCTACGCCTACACCGAGGATTGA
- a CDS encoding MBL fold metallo-hydrolase yields MTVDSDWGDWLVRAVEDADPDGLAIWYLGCNGFVLKSSGGAVVYIDPYLGIGDPPRTVRMIPVPFDPDDVREADAVLATHEHTDHTHGPSQAPILAETGATFYGTDASHDVVSDENWTEAWDVDDEQLREIGEGDTFEVGDLTVHVEPANDPDADHPVSYVFEHDAGTFFHGGDARPGAFEPVGESYDIDVGVLAFGTVGMIPDKETREPERTKWYNDENMIVEAANELQLETLVPTHWDMWKGMTTEPTVLHNHVNSFPAPATLDIVEIGDRIDLG; encoded by the coding sequence ATGACTGTCGACTCCGACTGGGGCGACTGGCTCGTTCGCGCGGTCGAAGACGCGGATCCCGACGGACTCGCGATCTGGTATCTGGGCTGTAACGGCTTCGTGCTCAAGTCCAGCGGCGGCGCGGTCGTCTACATCGACCCGTATCTCGGTATCGGCGATCCGCCGCGGACGGTCCGGATGATCCCGGTCCCGTTCGATCCCGACGACGTGCGCGAGGCGGACGCGGTCCTCGCGACCCACGAACACACGGACCACACGCACGGCCCGAGCCAGGCACCGATCCTCGCCGAGACGGGAGCCACGTTCTACGGCACCGACGCGAGCCACGACGTAGTCTCGGACGAAAACTGGACCGAAGCGTGGGACGTCGACGACGAACAGCTCCGCGAGATCGGTGAAGGGGACACCTTCGAGGTCGGTGATCTCACCGTCCACGTCGAACCCGCCAACGACCCCGACGCCGACCACCCCGTCTCGTACGTCTTCGAACACGACGCCGGAACCTTCTTCCACGGCGGCGACGCGCGGCCCGGCGCGTTCGAGCCCGTCGGCGAGTCCTACGACATCGACGTGGGCGTCCTCGCGTTCGGTACCGTCGGGATGATCCCCGACAAGGAGACCCGCGAACCCGAACGCACGAAGTGGTACAACGACGAGAACATGATCGTCGAAGCCGCGAACGAACTCCAGCTTGAGACGCTCGTCCCGACCCACTGGGACATGTGGAAGGGCATGACGACGGAGCCGACGGTGCTGCACAACCACGTCAACAGCTTCCCCGCTCCGGCCACTCTCGACATCGTCGAGATCGGCGACCGGATCGACCTGGGGTAA
- the glp gene encoding gephyrin-like molybdotransferase Glp — MTDDPRGVGFREQTRLGPARERLLDSLSPVSRTEDVPIADADGRALASEHTARRPVPHYPRAAMDGFAVRAEDTFGATRRSPVRLERSESVGPNAARRVHTGSELPSGADAVVRVEQVEADDGWIEVFDAVASGQNVGPVGDDVGEGQHLFDPGHQLRPSDLGLLKALGVETVEVFERPRISVVPTGEELVQSDPEPGEVVETNGQTVAQYVRRWGGEPTYRDVVTDDEAALQRAIERDLDHDLIVTTGGSSVGERDLLPAVVDDLGSVSVHGVALKPGHPVAVGRVEETPILVLPGYPVATIVNAVQLLRPALKTLAHLPEREPPVTEARLERKVASEIGTRSFVRVRLDGEGDEQTATPTRASGAGVLSSVALADGWVVVPEDSEGYDAGRTVAVEDWEWSP; from the coding sequence ATGACAGACGACCCTCGGGGCGTCGGATTCAGAGAGCAGACGCGGCTCGGGCCGGCCCGCGAGCGGCTGCTCGACTCGCTGTCGCCGGTGTCCCGAACTGAGGACGTGCCGATCGCGGACGCCGACGGCCGGGCACTCGCGAGCGAACACACGGCTCGGCGGCCGGTGCCACACTATCCGCGCGCGGCCATGGACGGCTTCGCCGTCCGGGCCGAGGACACGTTCGGAGCGACACGCCGGTCGCCGGTCCGACTGGAGCGATCGGAGTCGGTCGGTCCGAACGCCGCCCGCCGCGTCCACACCGGGAGCGAACTGCCGTCGGGTGCCGACGCGGTCGTACGGGTCGAGCAGGTCGAGGCCGACGACGGGTGGATCGAGGTGTTCGACGCCGTCGCCAGCGGCCAGAACGTCGGGCCGGTCGGTGACGACGTCGGGGAAGGACAGCACCTGTTCGATCCCGGCCACCAGCTCCGGCCCTCCGATCTGGGACTGCTGAAGGCACTCGGGGTCGAGACCGTCGAGGTGTTCGAGCGCCCGCGGATCAGCGTCGTCCCGACGGGCGAGGAACTCGTCCAGTCCGATCCGGAACCGGGCGAAGTCGTCGAGACGAACGGCCAGACCGTCGCTCAGTACGTCCGGCGGTGGGGAGGGGAACCGACGTACCGCGACGTGGTCACCGACGACGAGGCAGCGCTTCAGAGGGCAATCGAGCGGGACCTCGACCACGACCTGATCGTGACGACCGGCGGCTCCTCGGTCGGCGAGCGGGATCTCTTGCCGGCGGTCGTCGACGATCTCGGGTCCGTCTCCGTCCACGGCGTCGCGCTCAAGCCCGGCCACCCGGTCGCCGTCGGCCGCGTCGAGGAGACGCCGATCCTCGTGTTGCCGGGCTATCCGGTGGCGACGATCGTCAACGCCGTCCAGCTGCTCCGGCCGGCCCTCAAGACGCTCGCACACCTCCCCGAGCGCGAGCCACCGGTGACGGAGGCCCGACTGGAGCGAAAGGTCGCCAGCGAGATCGGGACGCGCTCGTTCGTCCGGGTCCGGCTGGATGGCGAGGGCGACGAGCAGACGGCGACACCGACCAGAGCGAGCGGTGCCGGCGTCCTCTCCAGTGTCGCGCTGGCGGACGGCTGGGTCGTCGTTCCAGAAGACAGCGAGGGGTACGACGCGGGTCGGACCGTCGCCGTCGAGGACTGGGAGTGGTCGCCGTGA
- a CDS encoding alpha/beta hydrolase has product MSEPHADQPVHTAGTPLDDARVAVVMIHGRGARAEGFLQLADEIDVDGVAYLAPQAQRGSWYPNRFVDPIESNEPHLTAALGVVADTIERALEAGLDHEQIVLMGFSQGACLASEYVARNPRAYGGLVAFSGGLIGPLGMDFDHDGELDGTPAFFGCSDSDPHIPETRVTESADVFERLGATVETRLYEGMGHTIVDDEVEYVVELLSTLAGSD; this is encoded by the coding sequence ATGAGTGAGCCACACGCCGATCAGCCGGTCCACACCGCGGGCACTCCGCTGGACGACGCCAGGGTCGCCGTCGTGATGATCCACGGCCGCGGGGCCAGAGCCGAGGGGTTCCTCCAGCTCGCAGACGAGATCGACGTCGACGGCGTCGCGTATCTCGCACCGCAGGCACAGCGCGGGAGCTGGTACCCCAACCGCTTCGTCGACCCGATCGAGAGCAACGAACCCCACCTCACCGCCGCACTGGGCGTCGTCGCAGACACGATCGAACGAGCCCTCGAAGCCGGCCTCGACCACGAGCAGATCGTCCTGATGGGGTTCTCCCAGGGTGCCTGTCTCGCCAGCGAGTACGTCGCCCGGAACCCCCGCGCGTACGGTGGACTCGTCGCCTTCAGCGGCGGACTCATCGGACCGCTCGGGATGGACTTCGACCACGACGGAGAACTCGACGGGACGCCGGCCTTCTTCGGCTGTAGCGACTCCGACCCGCACATTCCGGAGACCCGCGTCACCGAGTCCGCGGACGTGTTCGAGCGCCTCGGAGCCACCGTCGAGACGCGACTCTACGAGGGGATGGGCCACACGATCGTCGACGACGAGGTCGAGTACGTCGTCGAACTGTTGTCGACGCTTGCGGGTTCGGATTGA